AGCTTGCGTACTTTTACGCGACTCTTTCATAAAGAAACGGGTCTCTCTTTTCGCGAGTGGCGTCAAAAAGCGTGTTTAATGTATGCACTAACAGCATTAAAGAAAGGTCATTCAGTCACCGAAATTGCTTTAGAATTAGGGTATGAGAATCCGAGTGCCTTTAGTGCAATGTTTAATAAAGAGATGGGATACTCACCGAAATTATTTTTAAAGCAATTGAAAGCATTTTAGTAAAACAGTTATATATAAGAATAAACACAATCATTGATGATGGTATTTATTATTCCCTTTTTAAGGGAAATTTCACTGTTCAAAAAAGAAACAAAAAAATTCCTTCCAATATCAGTACGTTAAAACTTGATTAATAGAGAGTGAGGGAGGTAAAATAAGGTTCATCCATAAGTCATACATCACTTCATTACGTATGTTCCCTTAGTTAAATGGATATAACAAGCCCCTCCTAAGGGCTAGTTACAGGTTCGATCCCTGTAGGGAACGCCATCTATTGTTTAGCCTTAGATGTCGAATATATTCCTAGAGTAGCCGTTTTGTATTCACTCTATTATCGCCATAGTTTCGCTTCTTCGTTTAATAACAATTTTTTCGTACTCTAATGCTAAGAGCAATTAGTGATAAAAGAATATCAGTAAACGAGTATCAAGCATTTCAATACTAGCCCTATAATATTGGGCTAATATTGTAAATTAGCTCAATGGGATAATCCTAAAAACTGAATTATCTTATAAGATCAACGCCTAATAAAAGTACCACTTGTGACGTATTGACAGTATTATGTGTAGAGTTTATGAATATGCGAACTATGATGCTGCTCATCATAAGATAATTAGCGGAGAACATTATGAAGTATCGCCTGTGCGGTGTTGCTCTTTCAGTCGCCTTACTTTCAGGATGTGCAAGTACCCCTAATAATGGGGAGGCGCGCTCTGACCCATTGGAAGGGTTTAACCGCCAGATGTTTGATTTTAACTACTATGTTTTAGACCCATATATCTTACGTCCAGTTGCGGTTGTTTGGCGTGATTATGTGCCCCCTCCAGCAAGAAATGGCTTATCTAATTTTCTTGGTAATCTAGAAGAGCCTGCAAGTATGCTAAATAGTGTATTGCGTGGTGATTTTTGAAAAGGGAGCAAAACATTTTGGTCGTTTTTGGATCAATACAGTCTTTGGTATGGGTGGCTTAATTGATGTCGCTGGTATGTCCAAAGAAACAATGGAAAAAGAAGTGCCAATGCGATTTGGTAGTACGTTAGGGCATTATGGTGTGGGTTATGGTCCTTATGTGGTTGTCCCTGGCTATGGTAGCTTTACTGTCCGTGAAGAGGGTGGTGACTGGGCTGACTTAACATATCCCATGTTGAGTTATTTAACGTTTTGGATGTCAGCGGGTAAATGGGCATTAGAAGGCATTGAAACACGTGCACAGTTGCTCGATTCCGATGCTATTTTGCAAAACTCCTCTGATCCTTATTTAATGATGCGTGAAGCTTATTTCCAAAGTAATGACTTCAAAGCGGGTACGGTAAAAGAGAATCCTAACGCGAAAGCGATTGAAGATGATTTAGATTCCATTGACTAATCTTTGTGGTTAGTTTTAGGTATTAATAAAAAAATGGTCTTGAAAAAGACCATTTTTTGTATAAAAAGCAATATAGAGCAAGAGTTAGAAACGGTAGTTAAAGTTCATACCGTATAACCATGCTTTACCAGATGACTCGAATTCATAAGCCGGTAATGGTAAATCTTCAGATAATTTCTCTTTGATTGTGACTTTTTTACCATGCATATACGCTAAGCCAACATCCACAGACATATCTTTGTTAAATGCGTAGGTTGCACCTGCACTTAACCAGAAACGGTCTTGGTCAGGAATGGAGATAGAACGTTTATCAGCAGGAACTGGGCTATCATCAAAGGCAATACCTGTACGGAATGTCCAGTTATCATCGTGATAATATGTTGTACCTAACGCAACACGCCATGCGTCACGGAAGCCTTCTTCTTTCTTGAATAGTTGCTGACCATCACTCTTACGTGTGGCTCTTAACTCTTCAAATGCGCTCCAGCTTGTATAAGCGAAGTTATAGTGAACCGCCCATTTTGGTGCAACGCGGTGATAAGCGGCAAATTCCCAAATTTCAGGTAAGTTAAGGTCAAGTTTACCTTTAATGGTCTCGCCGTTAGTACCTACAATTCCCATTCCTTCGAGTTGTGGAATTGAACGTAAGTCACTTTGGTATTCACCGTCTTTAAATTTAACTTTAACTTTTGAACGGTAAGTAAAGCTTACGCGATTACCTTCGTCAAATTCATATAATAAACCCGCGTTCCAGCCAAAGCCCCATGCATCACCTTTCAATTGAGCAAAGCGATCACTTGGCGATAAGCTTGATATATAACCACCTAATGGAGGTGGTAATTTATTTCCTAAAACTTTACCCGCTTCACCAACATGGCGTGTAATTTCTGCATCAGCATAAAGGGCATTTAAGCCTAAACCAACACTGAATTGATTATTAACACGGTAACCTGCACTTAGATTTAAGTTCATGGTTTTCAGATCGGTTTTGCCACCGATAAGACCAGCAGGATAATCATTCGGAAAATCTGTTGCTAAACCGAAGTTTGTTGTTCCTGATGCGCCAATGGCCCACTTATCATTAATTGGAGCAACAAAGTGGATATTGGGTACTAATGCACTTGGGGCGATATCTTTTGCAGTAGTGTCAGTACCAGTAAGAGGTGATCTACCTTTAATATCGACGCTCGGGTTAATATGGATAGCACCAACAGAGAATTCAGGGCGATCAAACATCGTGAGTGCAGCTGGGTTACGGCTACCTACGCTTGCGTCATCGGCGATAACGCCTTCCCCTGAAAATGCACGCCCTAGTGCTGAAGTAGAATATTCATTTAACTGAAAACCGGCAGCGCCTGCTTGAGAGGAGATAACACCTACCAAGGCAGCTAGTGCTGTGCGAGTAAACAGGTTTTTACGGTTCATGACCTAAACCCTCATAATTTTTTTAAGTTAGTAACTTCTGATTAGAAGCGCTGGATTTTAGGTGCGGTTGTCGTTATGACAAATCAGACCAGTTGTCTAAGTATATAGTTGATTACCCCAAATGTTGCAAGTGTGTTTTGCAAATATTGCCAAATTGATTTAATAAATGGGATTTAGTTAACATTATTTTTACAAAATATCCCAATAAAGATAATTTTGATTGTTAAATAAACAGAATAATCAATTATTTTTGTAAATTTGTAGGATAATTTGAGCTAAAGCAGTTTATTTTATTTTTTTGCGATTATGATAGATAATTAACATTTCTTTCGTTGGGAGACTAAAATGGCAGACGCAATTAATCGCTGTAGTGCAGAAGAAACCGCTGCTTGCTGTTGTGTAGATGTGGGTACTATTATTGACAATAAAAATTGCACTGCGTCATATCAGCATGTCTTCGCTGATAAAGTACAAGCGCAAGCAATGTTGGATCAACTCAGTGCAAAAGCACAATCTATCGCTTCAGAGCCTTGTAAAATCAATCAACAATTTGCTGATGTTGATGGTGGTGTTCAACTTACCGTTGATTTTACATTTTCGTGTGAAGCAGAAAATCTGATCTTCCAGTTAGGATTACGTTAATCTGCTGAAAACAAATAGATTTAAGGCTGTTGAATGTCAACAGCCTTTTTTATGACTCGCCATTGTATTTTTTATCCTTTCTATCTTTATTGTTGGGTTCAGACATTCTATCGAAATAATGCGCGCTAACTCCCACTTCTCATAAAATGATGTTTCTGATAGGTGAAATTTTTGTTAACACTATTGTCAGGTCAGACCTCTTTGGTGTTAGGAACTCATTTTGTCAGGAGCCGTTATGAAGTCATCAACGAACAGTGCTATGAAAGATCGCATCGCCATTGTCAGCGGGCTACGTTTACCTTTTGCTAAACAAGCGACTGCGTATCGAGGAATACCTGCGGTTGAATTAGGGCGTTCAGTGGTTCAAGAATTAGTGACTCGCAATGAAATTCCTCCTGAAATTATTGATCAACTTGTTTTTGGGCAAGTGGTACAAATGCCAGAAGCACCGAATATAGCTAGAGAAATTGTACTTGGTGCTGGCTTAAGTGTAAAAACAGATGCTTACAGTGTTACAAGAGCGTGCGCAACGAGCTTTCAAGCGATTGCCAATGTCGCTGAGAGCATGATGGCAGGGCATGTCTCTGTCGGTATTGCGGGTGGCGCAGATTCATCATCTGTTTTGCCTATTGGTGTTAGTAAAAAATTAGCGGATGTATTGTTAAGTCTTAATAAAGCAAAATCATTGGTCAGCGCTTAAGTTATTTAAGCCAATTGCGGTTTCGAGATCTTCTCCCTGTCGCCCCTGCCGTTGCTGAATATTCAACAGGCTTACGTATGGGAGATACCGCTGAGCAAATGGCAAAAA
This genomic stretch from Proteus vulgaris harbors:
- the vacJ_1 gene encoding VacJ lipoprotein, which codes for MKYRLCGVALSVALLSGCASTPNNGEARSDPLEGFNRQMFDFNYYVLDPYILRPVAVVWRDYVPPPARNGLSNFLGNLEEPASMLNSVLRGDF
- the fadI_1 gene encoding 3-ketoacyl-CoA thiolase, translated to MKSSTNSAMKDRIAIVSGLRLPFAKQATAYRGIPAVELGRSVVQELVTRNEIPPEIIDQLVFGQVVQMPEAPNIAREIVLGAGLSVKTDAYSVTRACATSFQAIANVAESMMAGHVSVGIAGGADSSSVLPIGVSKKLADVLLSLNKAKSLVSA
- the fadL gene encoding long-chain fatty acid outer membrane transporter; translation: MNRKNLFTRTALAALVGVISSQAGAAGFQLNEYSTSALGRAFSGEGVIADDASVGSRNPAALTMFDRPEFSVGAIHINPSVDIKGRSPLTGTDTTAKDIAPSALVPNIHFVAPINDKWAIGASGTTNFGLATDFPNDYPAGLIGGKTDLKTMNLNLSAGYRVNNQFSVGLGLNALYADAEITRHVGEAGKVLGNKLPPPLGGYISSLSPSDRFAQLKGDAWGFGWNAGLLYEFDEGNRVSFTYRSKVKVKFKDGEYQSDLRSIPQLEGMGIVGTNGETIKGKLDLNLPEIWEFAAYHRVAPKWAVHYNFAYTSWSAFEELRATRKSDGQQLFKKEEGFRDAWRVALGTTYYHDDNWTFRTGIAFDDSPVPADKRSISIPDQDRFWLSAGATYAFNKDMSVDVGLAYMHGKKVTIKEKLSEDLPLPAYEFESSGKAWLYGMNFNYRF
- the vacJ_2 gene encoding VacJ lipoprotein; translation: MIFEKGAKHFGRFWINTVFGMGGLIDVAGMSKETMEKEVPMRFGSTLGHYGVGYGPYVVVPGYGSFTVREEGGDWADLTYPMLSYLTFWMSAGKWALEGIETRAQLLDSDAILQNSSDPYLMMREAYFQSNDFKAGTVKENPNAKAIEDDLDSID
- the yiiS gene encoding Protein of uncharacterised function (DUF406); translation: MADAINRCSAEETAACCCVDVGTIIDNKNCTASYQHVFADKVQAQAMLDQLSAKAQSIASEPCKINQQFADVDGGVQLTVDFTFSCEAENLIFQLGLR